In Vibrio fluvialis, the DNA window AGATTTCGCGAATATCGACATCCAGCGCCACGGCTGCATTGTAGACGCGTGCCCCGTCAAGATGCAGCTTAAGGTTGTGCTGATCGACAAATTCGCGCGCTTGTTTCAGATATTCCAATGGCAGCACTTTTCCGTTAATGGTGTTTTCCAGGCTCAGCAGGCGAGTACGGGCAAAGTGGAAATCATCCGGTTTGATGGCGGCTTTGAGCTTGGCAAAATCCAGAGTGCCGTCCGGATTGTTTTCAATCGGTTGCGGCTGAATAGAACCCAGGACGGCCGCGCCGCCGGCTTCATATTTGTAGTTGTGGGCTTGCTGGCCGCACAGATACTCGTCGCCGCGTTCACAGTGAGACATCAAACCAAGCAGGTTGGCCTGCGTACCGGATGTGGTAAACAGCGCCGCTTCAAAACCATGACGCTCAGCGGCCCAGCATTCGAGCTCATTAACCGTCGGGTCATCCCCATAGACATCATCTCCCACTTCCGCGTTGGCCATGGCATCCCGCATCGCCTGAGTTGGTCGGGTCACAGTATCAGAACGAAAATCCATCTCTACTCCTTGTCTCGATTTTTTACAGATAGCCACAAAGCTTGGCTTTACTTAAACACGCGATGGTTTTGGAATCGCTGATTTCACCTTCAATGATCTTTTGTTCCAGCTCGTGAATCGACAATTCCAGTACTTCGATTACTTCATCGTCGTCGCATTCAAAACGGGCGGTTTTGCTGAGCTGTTTCGCGACATAAAGGTACTGAATTTCGTCGCAGAACCCGGCCAGTGGTGTGACTTGGCCAAGTTCGATAAATTGGCTGGCGCTGTAGCCCGTCTCTTCTTCCAGTTCGCGTTGAGCGCAGGCCAGTGGCTGCTCACCTTTCTCGATGGTACCGGCTGGCAGTTCCAGTAACCATTTTTTCAAAGAGGGACGGAACTGACGGATCACGACCACTTTGTTGTCTGTTGTGACAGGCAGGATCACCGCAGCGCCCGGGTGTTCAATCGTGGTGTGCGTTACGGTTCGCCCGTTCGGCAGTTGCACCTCTTCTTCAATCAGAGAAATGGTTTTCCAGGTGTGTATGGTTTTGCTCATGCAAATAATCTTCAGGTTGGGTGAGAGCCGCGTTTGGTTATTAATAGCATTGTTTATTAATATCAAAGAGTTGCTATTCGCGACTGTCATGAATCAGTGTAGGAATCTGTCTGTTTCCAC includes these proteins:
- the ltaE gene encoding low-specificity L-threonine aldolase; this encodes MDFRSDTVTRPTQAMRDAMANAEVGDDVYGDDPTVNELECWAAERHGFEAALFTTSGTQANLLGLMSHCERGDEYLCGQQAHNYKYEAGGAAVLGSIQPQPIENNPDGTLDFAKLKAAIKPDDFHFARTRLLSLENTINGKVLPLEYLKQAREFVDQHNLKLHLDGARVYNAAVALDVDIREISQHFDSMTICLSKGLGAPIGSLLLGNAEFIQKARRIRKMLGGGMRQAGILAAAGKLALTEQVAQLATDHENAQHLAQGLAALPGFHVNPEHVQTNIVFAKLDSQVDISAICQQLKHKGILVSAGNPVRFVTHKDVTRSDIDQLLAELAALL
- a CDS encoding NUDIX hydrolase, whose product is MSKTIHTWKTISLIEEEVQLPNGRTVTHTTIEHPGAAVILPVTTDNKVVVIRQFRPSLKKWLLELPAGTIEKGEQPLACAQRELEEETGYSASQFIELGQVTPLAGFCDEIQYLYVAKQLSKTARFECDDDEVIEVLELSIHELEQKIIEGEISDSKTIACLSKAKLCGYL